The Episyrphus balteatus chromosome 3, idEpiBalt1.1, whole genome shotgun sequence genome segment ATACTAATAATCTTCCTTTTCGAATACATCAAGAGAGCTTTCATCAGGCTTTCATCTCTACTTCAACAAAACTTAGATGATTCGTGTTTTTTAAGCTTTGTTTCTCCTTGTTAGCCTTAATCCTCAATTGCTTTCTCAGCTTAGATAGCGATTACCCGTTTAGTgcccaaaatgaaaaaaaaatcttctaccTCAGTTATTACTGTCGTTAGCCACATTCCCACAAAGCCCACTTTGTTCGCCTCTAACTCTATGATTGAAAATAGTTCCGACTTCATAAATTAATAATTGGACATTTAATTTTCAGACAAAACTAACTGAAGCTGAACGTGCCACAACACTCCAACCTCTGCTCGATGCCGGCTGGACCATGGTTGCTGGACGAGATGCCATCTACAAGGAATATCTCTTTGCTGATTTTACTCAAGCATTTAGCTTCATGACTGCAGTTGCTCTGCTGGCAGAGAAAACAAATCATCATCCAGAATGGTTCAATGTTTACAACAAAGTTCAAGTTACAATGTCAACTCATGATGTCGGTGGTTTAAGTGCCAAAGACATTAGAGCTGCCAATTTCATGGAGTCCCAGGCAAAGAAACTATTGTAAAGCAATGAAACAATGTgctcaaatatatttaaatatatttatttaagaataataataaaaaccaataatatacctacttaaaaactaCCTTATTTGTTTACTTAAAATTTCATATTCAGCTTTCTCCAAAACATCTGGAGACGTTTCGTCGAGTGCAAAACCAATTTTACGGAAGAATTCCGCTGCAATTGGATTGTTCTTTAGAACTGTGAGGACAACTTTTTCCATGTCCCAATGTTTTGCACAGTTTTCCAAAGCAGTCATCATGAATTTGCCAAGACCTTGTCTTTGGGAAGATTTCTCAATTTGCATTTCATaactataacaaaaaaagttcaaataaagaTTTTATCCAAGAAATGAATTGTCTCCAAAAATCTTACCAATACAAAACAGCATTGCCATAATCCAAATCAAAACGAAACATAGCATATGCAACGGGATTCTTTGATTTGTCTAGAGCCACCAAATATCTGGcccaatttttattcaaatcgttttgtttgatttttggttgCCAACCCATTTTCGATTCTTTGTAGAATGGACCAACATTTTTCTCAGCCAACTTGAAAGCCCATTTGAGAATTTTCGAATCCATGTCAGCTTTTGTTTTACAGTAAAGTGTATAGTCACCATTTGGATTGGAATATTTAAATGATTCGGGCAGACTTTCGAGAGGATTTTTAGCTCGAGCAGCTTTTTCAATGGCCTTCTGTTGATTGGCGGCTGTTGTCgtgttttcatttaaatttgtcATGGTTAGTGATTGAGTATTGGATTGATGGTTGAATTGCGATAGAATCTAGTAAATATATTGAATTTGTTACAGAAAACACTATAAAATtgttaacaaataaattatACGGTCACAggtgtgtttttaaaaataaaatttagcgcgCGCCGGGAAAGGAAAGATGCCAACGAAAAATTCTGTCAAATGGCAGATGTTTTGGATGACAGATGGTAGTGTTGTAAAAAGTTTTGTTCAGTGaggaggaaattaaaaaaatacaccaaaccAGTAAGGTGGGGTTCACACTGGTAGACATGAATAATTCAGGTGCCGGCTTCAGAATTCACGTATGAAAATACACGCAAtagcttagaggatataatatatggagtgcttgttcctatacctaatacattgtaacgccatatacatggataggggtcactgccttcgtttttcagtgcgagtccggttccgcagctgtaaataaacacgcttgttgatgacagccatctaatgaaaataaaatggaggcatgcactcatcgaaaaacttaaagaaactagagccctctataaaaccttcacggaactaacagcacaagcactccatatattaggtgtgttttttattaccaccggtcttaactggttaaaaaaaaagcctcggggcttagcgagaaaaattggcagcactgcatactaaatgttccgaaatcagctgacacaaaaaaatataaagttgtcatatttttcgcttttggggtttcttgtgtgtttttgaagaaaaaaagtttaactaactattaaataaatatttaaaataataattgtcattccaaacatcaattttgatgtttttaaacaaattctaaacaatttacgaacaagttaatttggtagcacagatttaaatctgttgaaaaagttaagcccagagaattctccgggctaaacaactaagcccaaggggctaaagtgttgttgcatttaacatgtaaattgcttagccccgactgcgttttttttttgtccagctaAGAcaggtggtaataaaaaaacacacctattatatcctctaagggcaataggtgttttttttattacaaccgctTTTAACTGAACAGAAAAAAAGCAGttggggctaagcaatttacgtgttaagtgcaacaacactttagcccttTGGGCTTTGTAGTTTAGCgaggagatttctctgggcttaactttttgaacagttttaaatctgtgctaccaaactaattttttcataaattgtttagaattggtTTAGAAgcgtgaaaactgacgtttggaatgacaaaatgtatttatctagttttgctagcatacatatttttgtatctctttataaaacatacatgaaaaatacaagaaaacccgaaagcgaaaaatatgacaactctaaatttgtGTTCTGTCTGCCGTTTTCGGAAAATTCAATGTACAGTGCTGCccagatttcaggttaagccccaaggtattttttttttgtccgtttaAGAaaggttgtaataaaaaaacaaacctaaTTGAGCTTTTAAGCAATCTGTCTTTGTCTTTTTACATTGTatcataactgtttattaaagaagtaaaattaaaaaccaaccaatcaaatcaaTTCTGAAGAAAACAAACGCATACATGCATAATACATAAACACATGGATGTACAAGCATATACATAACGCAACTTTTCctcaaaattaaaatgtcaaaaaaaaatttggttactttttttttcttcgacactgacgtttggcttaaaagcccaatagtaaaatttgaatgcagttttcgaTAGTTTTAAGGCTGTAACACAAGTgagtatttttttcatacaaaaacgcTGTCGCGAAATTTTTTGTTCGAactcttttcaaaaatcatagtccactcaaaaaaaaacttcaacagATCGCTTCATTTTTAATCGGCTTTATCAGGAATTCCATTCTTATCGGAAATTTTCTacgattcccaaaaaaaaaaacaatcacaaaatccgatCATAGTGACGATTTGTGGGTATGGTCGTATTTTCCACTACGAACGGTTTCCGTGatagttttttaaagaaatcgtAACAAATTTCAGAGACGAATGGAATAATTTTCAAATCTGGGGCCCAATTCTGCAAGAATAAGATATATCTGTGTGAGTTTTTCTCTGCCTTGTTCGCAAGGCaattaacactttttttgtgTGCACATAAAATCTCTCGCGGAATTGGGCCCCTGCATAAAAAAGGGCACTGATAGTAATTGAGAACCACAAATGGTGGAAAGGATAGAAAGTATAACAAAATGTAGAAACCTTCACAAATAATGTAAATAACAATTGATTactataatctttgaacaacaacatcttgaaggtgctaccaccaagtgtttcaCGGATGgtaatccgatcatcagactcttttattccttttttaCTAGCACCATCTAGTATGATTATTGTTATTCGGCTCTTTCAGGTTGTTCTCCATAATTTATACTCTTAGACACATCAACAATTCGTTGCATACACCAAAGGAGGAAAGTGATTAGAAAAATAACGGCCTCATCACGAATttcattcgtatcggaaatttccTACGATTCCCGCTCTTGATCAttcttttaaaaacttcatatactaatttgaataaaacttattatgtattaaattttaaaacaaactcttttttaaatgcaCATTCAAAATGCAAGCAagtattataattatatttttttcaacaattgaaTTGAACGGAatacataattttgtatttaaaacttttgattaattaataCTTGATAGAGCTTCATAGATTTGTTGAATCAACTTAAACTTATTCCTATTTAACAGGGACATAAGTGTAGATTGCTGTTGAACGAGGTGACAACACAACTGAGTtggttaaaatttttcctctgtaaatacaaaaaaaaaaaaacaaaattattaatccTCCGTCAAATTTAGGGTATTATTTATTCTTACTTCAACTCAATTCCAGTGACATTAAAATTATCACTGAAAATATCCATGGTCATCTTTTCTGGTAGGCCAACACCTGTAAAGTTTGCTGTTGCAACTTCTTCACTTGGATTGAAGGCAACAATGTATCCAGGATTTCCAGACTTaattctaaacaaaaacaaatttttaaaaaatattaaaatatggaaaaccataaaaacaataaaaaacatgtaatgatattaaaaatgttagCATCTTGACTAGCTAATTACCTTTGCCTAACGTTTTAGTTAGTGTATCCAACAAATACGTGCAGAATGCGATTAATgattaaatacaaatacaatttattattattaatgaaTTAGTgagtacatacatatttacaaaaGACAACAATATGATTAGTATAAATGGTCaacattaattttgttattaatttatgTTTGCTAAAAACCTTACCTCGAATAAGCAATAATATCACCAGAACGATACATATCAAAGTCTCCGTGCATGTACGAAGCAGAAGTACGTATATGATTGATATGTTGCAATGTTGCTGCTGACAAATTAACTGCAGCTGAATTTGCTGGAATAATTGGTACACCAGACAACATACTCATAAACAATGAGTAAGCTGAAGGATCAACTTCCCCAGATACCTCATAGTTCCATTGCAACCATGTTGTCTTGCCAACAGTTTTGACAATATTTTCCAACTCAGCAAAGAGATCTTTGCCTTCGGGAGCACTAAGTACATGTGGGAATCGGCCATAAACAGGCAAATCAATACCAAATTCCCCAGCATTGGTGCGATAAACTTCAGGATAAATTGTATCATCGGTGACAGAGAGGAATGCTTCCATGCTGACATTCTTAACAGCAACCCTGTATTCATAGAGTAATTCACCAAGTCCCTCTTGGAATGTTGTACGTGCATGAGTCCAAAAGCCATATTCGGTGTGAATGTAGGTGTTCTTCTCGCTGGCTTCTTCATCTTCAAATGTTGGATTAATCAAGAAGTATTTGGAGTTATTCAAACGGAAACCCTTAACTCCCAAACTCATCAAATGCTGTAGAGAAGATTTGAGCTCCTTTTTAACCAAAGTATCATTCATACGGAGATCATAAAGTCCAGTGCCGAATTGACTCAACACAAAGTTACCAGGTTGAATTTCATCCCAGGCTGATCCATTTACAGTGGACAACCAGTTATTTGGTTTCTCAGCCTTTTCCATCCAAATAAATGCAGAGCGTTTTGTTTCATCACTCAATGCATCGACCAACAAAGGTGAGTCTTTAGTGACATAATTTGGAGTAATATCCAAAATAACTTGCACCTCAGGTGTACTCTTGTAGGtgtcaatcaattttttgattttttcttcaactttggGATCTTTTACGGAATATGTTTCCTCAGCTGGGAGTTTATAAAT includes the following:
- the LOC129914266 gene encoding N-alpha-acetyltransferase 40 yields the protein MTNLNENTTTAANQQKAIEKAARAKNPLESLPESFKYSNPNGDYTLYCKTKADMDSKILKWAFKLAEKNVGPFYKESKMGWQPKIKQNDLNKNWARYLVALDKSKNPVAYAMFRFDLDYGNAVLYCYEMQIEKSSQRQGLGKFMMTALENCAKHWDMEKVVLTVLKNNPIAAEFFRKIGFALDETSPDVLEKAEYEILSKQIR
- the LOC129914265 gene encoding pterin-4-alpha-carbinolamine dehydratase, which produces MNLTVFRNISKLISKNIQLCKKNYITSISTHNRNALKTSPSLLQPTNVYTSLLHESGFTRIIPWQRGSTRHLETSATAAATIVQPKKKKMTKLTEAERATTLQPLLDAGWTMVAGRDAIYKEYLFADFTQAFSFMTAVALLAEKTNHHPEWFNVYNKVQVTMSTHDVGGLSAKDIRAANFMESQAKKLL
- the LOC129915603 gene encoding uncharacterized protein LOC129915603: MNDKQPRNSLNLNAEEIGNGVGLSSRQQPGGENKLKEENSSTNNKESYKSIPEDNLEPKNNKLETTSPPIIEVKMVQGNDGADEQMLGKKEEVKFIKGDHQNGDAKIDIGAVGKTFTGMSKDELMKYANDPFWVRIRWIFFILFWITWVGMLVLSILIIFNAPKCSAPTPLKWYQQGPFAFYRSVDEVSPADVAIAKKIYATGVIYKLPAEETYSVKDPKVEEKIKKLIDTYKSTPEVQVILDITPNYVTKDSPLLVDALSDETKRSAFIWMEKAEKPNNWLSTVNGSAWDEIQPGNFVLSQFGTGLYDLRMNDTLVKKELKSSLQHLMSLGVKGFRLNNSKYFLINPTFEDEEASEKNTYIHTEYGFWTHARTTFQEGLGELLYEYRVAVKNVSMEAFLSVTDDTIYPEVYRTNAGEFGIDLPVYGRFPHVLSAPEGKDLFAELENIVKTVGKTTWLQWNYEVSGEVDPSAYSLFMSMLSGVPIIPANSAAVNLSAATLQHINHIRTSASYMHGDFDMYRSGDIIAYSRIKSGNPGYIVAFNPSEEVATANFTGVGLPEKMTMDIFSDNFNVTGIELKGKILTNSVVLSPRSTAIYTYVPVK